The proteins below come from a single Acidimicrobiia bacterium genomic window:
- a CDS encoding DUF222 domain-containing protein, which produces MALDLRHRLPTVYDLMLAGRIDERRAQAMANATMHLSDERARRIIDEIIDDAPRLTTGQLSARIRKLCITADPEDALDRYEAALSHRRLTMTPTLDGTADLPAKDLPPDLVASATRRIDALARSLRRNNDTRTMDQLRADVFLDLLNGTSEETIGRGVIDIRVDLDTLVELNNNPGDLGGYGPLVADIARQTAAQYPESEHRFLVKNETGRPVAVGIAEPSGKARPHDSINGSTDDSPPRGAKRRRSLSKRERSIVQVLRPTCVFPGCRVPATISDVDHIVEFAQYGPTEIDNSAPLCRFHNVVKQSGWSYQPLDDGRIRWVTPSGHPVMTDPDP; this is translated from the coding sequence TTGGCCCTCGACCTTCGCCACCGTCTTCCCACGGTGTATGACCTGATGCTCGCTGGACGAATCGACGAACGGCGGGCACAAGCAATGGCGAATGCAACGATGCACCTCTCCGACGAAAGGGCGCGGCGCATCATCGACGAGATCATCGACGACGCACCTCGCCTCACCACCGGACAACTATCCGCCCGTATCCGCAAGCTATGCATCACCGCCGACCCCGAAGACGCCCTCGACCGCTACGAGGCCGCGCTCTCACACCGCCGCCTGACCATGACGCCGACGCTCGACGGGACCGCCGACCTCCCAGCGAAGGACCTGCCACCGGACCTCGTTGCATCCGCAACCAGGCGCATCGACGCTCTCGCCCGATCACTTCGTCGCAACAACGACACCCGGACCATGGACCAGCTGCGAGCCGATGTGTTCCTCGATCTCCTCAACGGAACGAGCGAAGAGACGATTGGGCGAGGGGTCATCGACATCCGCGTGGATCTCGACACGCTCGTCGAACTCAACAACAATCCCGGAGATCTCGGCGGATACGGTCCACTTGTCGCCGACATCGCCCGTCAAACGGCGGCCCAGTATCCCGAGTCTGAACACCGCTTCCTCGTCAAGAACGAGACCGGAAGACCAGTCGCCGTCGGGATCGCCGAACCCTCGGGCAAGGCAAGGCCCCACGACTCCATCAACGGCTCGACTGACGACTCCCCGCCGAGGGGGGCCAAGCGGAGGCGGTCACTGTCCAAACGAGAACGAAGCATCGTCCAAGTACTCCGCCCCACCTGCGTCTTCCCCGGCTGCCGAGTGCCAGCCACCATCTCAGATGTGGACCACATCGTCGAGTTTGCCCAATACGGTCCGACGGAAATCGACAACAGCGCGCCCCTGTGCCGGTTTCACAATGTCGTCAAGCAATCTGGATGGTCATACCAACCTCTCGATGACGGACGCATCCGATGGGTGACCCCATCGGGCCATCCGGTCATGACCGACCCGGACCCATAG
- a CDS encoding AMP-binding protein, with the protein MTTTLEQAGAPDLSDAFPTVAWRVRDWAMRTPDRIAMRDKDFGIWQERTSAQVWDEVLTAAHGLLALGVEQGDVTSIHSEDRPEWIIFDFATAAIGAVSTGLYPTNPMAETRYLVNDAGSKVHFAEDQEQVDKIVDAGPDAFPTVERIIYVEPRGVRTMADGRLMFWDDFMALGTDHREAHPGAVERLMEQAQPDDLLTLIYTSGTTGPPKGVMLTHRNIETAVHHVLNDPGRFAGAGENTSDEKLTYLPLCHVAERLFSTWSMAHNGPVLNFAESIETVQVNLREVQPTIFFAVPRIWERIHAGVLIRLQDATILKRLVSSFGLKLASYIGSSRVANNGDFTFGSRLAYWIGNPLFFRSLRERIGLRHCRYASSGAAPIAPEVLEFFMGLGIPVYELYGMTENTALATTNLHGRVKVGTVGEPYEGTGFRIDEETGEIQTKSDASFVGYWNKPEATKETFTDDGWLKTGDVGMWVDGTHVKIVDRIKHIIITSGGKNISPSEIENSLKTSPFIKEAMVIGDGRKYVTALIGIEYDVVGDWALRQQIPYTTYRDLAEKPEVIELIQGVVDKTNAKFARVEQIKKFRMIPKELDHEDGELTATQKLKRSAMEDMFGDLVESMYS; encoded by the coding sequence ATGACCACGACACTCGAACAAGCGGGTGCCCCTGACCTCAGCGACGCCTTTCCGACCGTCGCCTGGCGGGTCCGGGACTGGGCGATGCGTACCCCGGACCGCATCGCGATGCGGGACAAGGACTTCGGCATCTGGCAGGAACGCACCTCGGCACAGGTGTGGGACGAGGTCCTCACCGCGGCCCACGGACTGCTCGCCCTCGGTGTCGAACAAGGCGATGTCACCTCGATCCACTCGGAGGACCGCCCCGAATGGATCATCTTCGACTTCGCAACGGCTGCCATCGGGGCCGTCAGCACCGGCCTGTATCCGACGAATCCGATGGCCGAGACCCGGTACCTCGTGAACGACGCAGGATCGAAGGTCCACTTCGCTGAGGACCAGGAACAGGTCGACAAGATCGTCGACGCCGGCCCTGACGCCTTCCCGACCGTGGAGCGGATCATCTATGTCGAACCACGCGGCGTGCGCACCATGGCCGACGGACGCCTCATGTTCTGGGACGACTTCATGGCGCTCGGCACCGACCACAGGGAGGCGCATCCCGGTGCGGTCGAGCGGCTCATGGAACAGGCACAGCCCGACGACCTTCTCACGCTCATCTACACCTCGGGGACGACGGGACCGCCGAAGGGCGTGATGTTGACCCACCGCAACATCGAGACCGCGGTCCACCATGTCCTGAATGATCCCGGCCGGTTTGCGGGTGCGGGGGAGAACACCAGCGACGAGAAGCTGACCTACCTCCCGCTGTGCCATGTGGCCGAGCGTCTCTTCTCGACCTGGTCGATGGCCCACAACGGCCCGGTTCTGAACTTCGCCGAGTCGATCGAGACCGTGCAGGTGAACCTGCGGGAGGTGCAGCCGACCATCTTCTTCGCGGTCCCCCGCATCTGGGAGCGCATCCACGCAGGGGTGCTGATCAGGCTCCAGGATGCCACCATCCTCAAGCGTCTCGTCAGCAGCTTCGGCCTGAAGCTCGCGTCCTACATCGGGAGCAGCAGGGTCGCCAACAACGGTGACTTCACCTTCGGGTCGCGGCTTGCCTATTGGATCGGGAACCCGCTCTTCTTCCGGTCCCTTCGCGAACGCATCGGCCTGCGTCACTGCCGCTATGCGTCGTCGGGCGCGGCTCCGATCGCCCCCGAAGTGCTCGAGTTCTTCATGGGCCTCGGGATCCCGGTGTACGAGCTGTACGGCATGACGGAGAACACGGCGTTGGCGACCACGAACCTCCATGGCCGGGTGAAGGTCGGCACCGTCGGTGAGCCATATGAAGGTACGGGCTTCCGCATCGATGAGGAAACGGGCGAGATCCAGACCAAGAGCGACGCCTCGTTCGTCGGGTACTGGAACAAGCCGGAAGCAACGAAGGAGACTTTCACCGACGACGGCTGGCTCAAGACCGGTGATGTCGGCATGTGGGTCGACGGAACCCATGTCAAGATCGTCGACCGCATCAAGCACATCATCATCACCTCCGGCGGCAAGAACATCTCGCCTTCCGAGATCGAGAACAGCCTCAAGACTTCGCCGTTCATCAAAGAGGCGATGGTGATCGGCGATGGCCGCAAGTATGTGACCGCCCTGATCGGCATCGAATACGATGTCGTAGGCGACTGGGCGCTCCGGCAACAGATCCCTTACACGACCTATCGGGACCTCGCTGAGAAGCCAGAGGTCATTGAGTTGATCCAGGGCGTTGTCGACAAGACCAACGCCAAGTTTGCACGGGTCGAGCAAATCAAGAAGTTCCGGATGATCCCCAAGGAGCTCGACCACGAGGACGGCGAGTTGACGGCCACCCAGAAGCTCAAGCGCAGCGCCATGGAAGACATGTTTGGCGACCTTGTGGAGTCGATGTACTCGTGA
- a CDS encoding branched-chain amino acid ABC transporter permease: MRGRPNLYTRYQTEMGLFPTTTKRVSVALLAIIAVLAPLAALPFFGYVGDSSWLIVINRALVFAVGALGINLLTGVAGQVSLGHAFFMAVGAYTAVVLGGESGRLVWGLGLPIWIWLPMAGIVAALVGVFVAPTAVRVRGLYLAFVTLGLVFIGLYLWRNLTKIAGQSGTGRPWPELEFSLWRNMDPLISFTSDGPLWWFLRPINLLPWVHIEEMSGEAKTFFFLMAAVVVFALFAKNLSRTRIGRSWAAIRDRDIAAEVMGVADAKAKTQAFGISSFYAGIAGALFGSVVGRIIPESWDIFLSVEFIAIILIGGAGTVAGTMLGTFFVVLSPRIVENATGFLATQAQEGGPLSWLGALIVRSSPDDLIGIVSYPDAAGPGLSVPQLNIVLFGVLIVVFLIAEPLGLYGIWIRIRNYWKGWPFTY; the protein is encoded by the coding sequence ATGAGAGGCAGACCGAACCTCTATACCCGGTATCAGACCGAGATGGGGCTGTTCCCGACGACGACCAAGCGTGTTTCGGTCGCGCTGCTTGCGATCATTGCGGTGCTTGCGCCGCTGGCTGCACTTCCGTTTTTCGGCTATGTCGGGGATTCGTCGTGGCTCATCGTGATCAATCGGGCGCTTGTCTTTGCGGTCGGCGCCCTCGGAATCAACCTCCTCACCGGTGTCGCAGGGCAGGTTTCCCTCGGACATGCGTTCTTCATGGCGGTCGGGGCCTACACGGCGGTGGTCCTCGGCGGGGAGTCGGGCCGTCTCGTATGGGGACTCGGGCTCCCGATCTGGATCTGGCTTCCCATGGCAGGGATCGTGGCGGCCCTCGTTGGCGTCTTCGTCGCGCCCACCGCGGTGCGTGTCCGTGGCCTCTACTTGGCGTTCGTGACACTCGGGCTCGTCTTCATCGGGCTGTACCTGTGGCGAAACCTCACGAAGATTGCCGGTCAGTCGGGCACGGGCCGCCCGTGGCCCGAACTTGAGTTCTCCCTGTGGCGGAACATGGACCCACTCATCTCGTTCACCTCCGACGGACCCTTGTGGTGGTTCCTGCGACCGATCAACCTGCTGCCGTGGGTCCACATCGAGGAGATGTCGGGCGAAGCCAAGACCTTCTTCTTTCTCATGGCGGCTGTCGTGGTGTTCGCGTTGTTCGCCAAGAACCTCTCACGGACCCGTATCGGGCGCTCGTGGGCGGCGATCAGGGACCGCGACATCGCCGCGGAGGTCATGGGTGTCGCCGACGCGAAGGCCAAGACGCAGGCGTTCGGCATCTCATCGTTCTACGCGGGTATTGCGGGGGCGCTCTTCGGGTCCGTCGTCGGGCGGATCATTCCCGAGAGCTGGGATATCTTCTTGTCGGTCGAGTTCATCGCCATCATCCTCATCGGCGGTGCGGGGACGGTCGCTGGGACCATGCTTGGAACTTTCTTCGTTGTGCTGTCCCCCCGGATCGTCGAGAACGCGACGGGTTTCCTTGCGACCCAAGCCCAGGAGGGCGGACCGCTGTCGTGGCTCGGGGCCCTCATTGTGCGGTCAAGCCCGGACGACCTCATCGGGATCGTGTCGTATCCTGATGCCGCCGGTCCGGGACTCAGCGTCCCCCAGCTCAACATCGTCCTGTTCGGTGTCCTCATCGTGGTCTTCCTGATCGCCGAGCCGCTCGGCCTGTACGGAATCTGGATCAGGATCCGAAACTACTGGAAGGGGTGGCCATTCACCTACTGA
- a CDS encoding ABC transporter substrate-binding protein, producing the protein MRKRYSWLIVVFVLALVAAACSSDSDDTTTTAPPAATTTTAGGGDTTTTTSEPPAEMVGGRGIDLENKTITIGLLSDLTGAFAGLTTDITDAQVVYWDNLNAAGGIDGWTVNVEVKDTNYNVEQHLEKLEELRDEVAMITLSTGSPTTVASLPILIEDQIPLIPLSWYSGWAIPAFDSDVTLEQNTNYCIESMNLVAFAAEMGAEKIALAGFPGDYGGDAAAGVRLGVDYYGLELVYDGEAAVIPGQDQTEVIQAIVGSGADWTILTTNPGTGAEIVAGAVGAGYTGMFTGSGPTYNAALLDSPAAPIFDTVYYQSAYNVGWGFDAPGNDEMMAAMRDAYPDRRPSDAFIIGWNEAKVAHQVLADAIANMDLSPEGILTAMNSLEDVDFGGSQPNQSWKGEPNDYVLRSLAIFNPDLATYTAAGGAAQTLSQDDATTGSLLEKDFFISDAARDFDFTAPCWEA; encoded by the coding sequence ATGAGAAAGCGATACAGCTGGCTCATCGTCGTCTTCGTGCTCGCACTTGTGGCTGCTGCCTGCAGCTCCGACAGCGATGACACGACGACGACGGCACCGCCAGCGGCAACCACAACAACAGCGGGAGGCGGCGACACGACGACGACGACCTCAGAACCGCCCGCCGAGATGGTGGGTGGCCGTGGAATCGACCTTGAGAACAAGACCATCACGATCGGGCTGCTGTCCGACCTGACGGGCGCGTTCGCGGGTCTGACAACCGACATCACCGATGCGCAGGTCGTCTACTGGGACAACCTCAACGCCGCTGGCGGTATCGACGGATGGACGGTCAATGTTGAGGTGAAGGACACCAACTACAATGTCGAGCAGCATCTCGAGAAACTCGAGGAGCTTCGCGACGAGGTTGCGATGATCACCCTGTCGACGGGTTCACCGACGACGGTCGCCTCACTCCCGATCCTCATCGAGGACCAAATCCCGCTGATTCCGCTGAGCTGGTATTCCGGTTGGGCCATCCCGGCGTTCGACTCCGATGTCACGCTCGAGCAGAACACGAACTACTGCATCGAGTCGATGAACCTCGTTGCGTTCGCAGCCGAGATGGGTGCCGAGAAGATCGCCCTCGCCGGATTCCCCGGTGACTACGGCGGAGACGCCGCAGCGGGTGTCCGGCTGGGTGTTGACTACTACGGCCTCGAACTCGTCTACGACGGCGAGGCTGCGGTCATTCCGGGACAGGACCAGACCGAGGTCATCCAGGCCATCGTCGGCTCCGGTGCGGACTGGACGATCCTGACCACCAACCCCGGTACGGGTGCCGAGATCGTCGCTGGCGCCGTGGGTGCGGGTTACACCGGCATGTTCACGGGTTCAGGCCCGACCTACAATGCTGCGCTGCTCGACTCGCCGGCTGCGCCGATCTTCGACACGGTGTACTACCAGTCGGCGTACAACGTCGGTTGGGGATTCGATGCCCCTGGCAACGACGAGATGATGGCCGCGATGCGCGACGCGTATCCGGATCGTCGCCCGAGCGACGCCTTCATCATCGGCTGGAATGAGGCGAAGGTCGCCCATCAGGTGCTCGCAGACGCGATCGCCAACATGGACCTGAGCCCCGAAGGCATTCTCACGGCGATGAACTCGCTCGAGGATGTTGACTTCGGTGGTTCGCAGCCGAACCAGTCCTGGAAGGGAGAGCCGAACGACTATGTGCTGCGTAGTCTCGCGATCTTCAATCCGGACCTTGCGACCTACACGGCCGCAGGCGGTGCTGCCCAGACGCTGAGCCAAGACGACGCCACGACCGGATCGTTGCTGGAGAAGGACTTCTTCATCTCCGACGCCGCCCGTGACTTCGACTTCACGGCTCCGTGCTGGGAGGCGTAG
- a CDS encoding ABC transporter ATP-binding protein, translating into MTTPLVEFDAVGLTFKGVQALNEVSFTMDADELFAVIGPNGAGKTSTFNCLNGVYKPQVGDIRWKGESILGMRPDRVADLGIARTFQNIELFAHMTVLENITLGRHVRTDVGWIAGAVWWGRAKREEMDNRAKVEDIIDLLEIEAWRAHPVGLLPYGIQKRVELGRALAMEPELLLLDEPVAGMNLEETEDMARFILDIREELGIAMILVEHDMGLVMDIADRVLVLDFGQVIGQGTPHEVQTDPAVIKAYLGEEL; encoded by the coding sequence ATGACCACCCCACTCGTCGAGTTCGATGCCGTAGGGCTCACATTCAAGGGTGTGCAGGCGCTCAACGAAGTGTCCTTCACCATGGACGCAGACGAGCTCTTCGCCGTCATCGGCCCGAACGGGGCAGGGAAGACCTCGACCTTCAACTGTCTCAACGGTGTCTACAAACCCCAGGTCGGTGACATCCGTTGGAAAGGAGAGTCGATCCTCGGCATGCGCCCCGACCGTGTCGCCGATCTCGGGATCGCCCGCACCTTTCAGAACATCGAACTGTTCGCGCACATGACGGTCTTGGAGAACATCACCTTGGGGCGTCATGTCCGGACCGATGTCGGATGGATCGCCGGAGCCGTGTGGTGGGGCAGAGCAAAGCGCGAGGAGATGGACAACCGGGCCAAGGTGGAGGACATCATCGACTTGCTCGAGATCGAAGCGTGGAGGGCCCATCCCGTCGGCCTGCTGCCATACGGGATCCAAAAGCGCGTCGAGCTCGGCAGAGCACTCGCCATGGAGCCCGAGCTGCTGCTCCTCGATGAGCCTGTCGCAGGCATGAACCTCGAAGAGACCGAGGACATGGCGCGGTTCATCCTCGACATTCGCGAAGAGCTCGGTATCGCCATGATCCTCGTCGAGCACGACATGGGCCTCGTCATGGACATCGCGGACCGGGTGCTCGTCCTCGACTTCGGTCAGGTGATCGGCCAAGGAACCCCACACGAGGTGCAGACCGACCCTGCGGTGATCAAGGCCTACCTCGGCGAGGAACTCTGA
- the paaN gene encoding phenylacetic acid degradation protein PaaN, giving the protein MPATDVSHTDTLHRALRAIDERTYWSAFPEHPKAYGDDAPAAGEAEFNALLGTAFETGQAHDGFVSVDEVSPYGLALGISYPATTVDRVIADATTALDSWRRTTPDERAEVCLEILDRLSDANFTMAHAVMHTTGQSFLMAFQAGGPHALDRALEAIAYAYREQARLPASLRWEKPRGSHRPLVIDKEWIIKPRGVAVTIGVSTFPTWNGYPGIFASLVTGNPVIIKPHQATILPLALLVRAARTVLEEKGLDPNIVQMIVDEQGKLVATDLVMRPEVGIVDYTGGSAFGDWLEANVHHAEVYTEKAGVNSVIVDSADDLRGVFRNLSVSMTMYSGQMCTTPQNLFVPAEGVPTKDGVVSYDEVVEGFVAAIDGLLGDEARAAGMLGAIKGTATLERIAAAEAAGTVLATSRRVANPDFPDATVRTPTIVAVEGSDRDTYMSEMFGPIIFVVRTASRDESIELATEAAKKAGAITWLAYATDPEAIDAIIDAAVDAGVSVAFNLTGGLFVNQSAAYSDFHVTGANAAGNASLTDPAFVTGRFRVIGVRTEPHPDNS; this is encoded by the coding sequence GTGCCAGCCACCGATGTGAGCCACACCGACACTCTCCACCGCGCCCTCAGAGCCATCGACGAACGCACCTACTGGAGCGCCTTCCCTGAACATCCGAAGGCGTACGGCGACGACGCACCGGCCGCGGGCGAAGCCGAGTTCAACGCCCTGCTCGGGACCGCCTTCGAAACCGGACAGGCACACGACGGGTTCGTTTCGGTCGACGAGGTGTCCCCGTATGGGCTCGCACTCGGGATCTCGTACCCCGCCACAACCGTTGACCGCGTCATCGCGGATGCAACCACCGCACTGGATTCGTGGCGCCGCACCACCCCTGACGAACGCGCCGAGGTGTGTCTCGAGATCCTCGATCGCCTCTCGGATGCGAACTTCACGATGGCCCACGCCGTCATGCACACGACCGGCCAGAGCTTCCTGATGGCATTCCAGGCGGGTGGACCGCACGCGCTCGATCGTGCGCTCGAAGCGATCGCCTACGCCTACCGCGAGCAGGCTCGCCTCCCCGCCTCTCTCAGGTGGGAGAAGCCGAGGGGATCGCATCGCCCGCTCGTGATCGACAAGGAGTGGATCATCAAGCCGAGGGGCGTCGCGGTGACGATCGGGGTGTCGACTTTTCCGACATGGAACGGATATCCCGGCATCTTTGCGAGTCTCGTCACGGGCAATCCGGTGATCATCAAGCCTCATCAGGCAACGATCCTGCCGCTTGCCCTCCTCGTCCGCGCGGCGCGCACGGTCCTCGAAGAGAAGGGCCTTGACCCGAACATCGTCCAGATGATCGTCGACGAGCAGGGTAAACTCGTCGCGACCGACCTCGTGATGCGTCCCGAGGTCGGCATCGTGGACTACACGGGCGGTTCGGCCTTCGGCGACTGGCTCGAGGCCAATGTCCACCACGCCGAGGTGTACACGGAAAAGGCGGGTGTGAACTCCGTCATCGTCGACTCGGCAGACGACCTCAGAGGCGTATTCCGGAACCTGAGCGTGTCGATGACGATGTACTCGGGGCAGATGTGCACCACACCCCAGAACCTCTTCGTCCCCGCCGAAGGTGTCCCAACCAAAGACGGTGTGGTCTCCTACGACGAGGTCGTCGAAGGGTTCGTCGCGGCCATCGACGGCCTCCTCGGTGACGAGGCACGGGCCGCAGGCATGCTCGGCGCGATCAAGGGGACCGCAACCCTCGAACGCATCGCAGCCGCGGAAGCCGCAGGAACGGTCCTTGCCACCTCACGGCGGGTGGCGAACCCGGATTTCCCTGACGCAACTGTGCGCACCCCTACGATCGTTGCCGTCGAGGGGTCCGACCGCGACACCTACATGAGTGAGATGTTCGGGCCGATCATCTTCGTCGTCAGGACCGCATCGCGGGACGAAAGCATCGAGCTCGCGACCGAGGCGGCGAAGAAGGCCGGCGCCATCACCTGGCTTGCGTATGCGACGGATCCCGAAGCGATCGATGCGATCATCGACGCGGCGGTGGATGCAGGCGTCTCGGTCGCTTTCAACCTCACCGGGGGCCTGTTCGTCAACCAGTCCGCTGCCTATTCCGACTTCCATGTCACAGGGGCGAACGCTGCCGGAAACGCCTCACTCACCGATCCAGCCTTTGTCACGGGCCGATTTCGGGTGATCGGCGTTCGCACGGAGCCACACCCAGATAATTCCTAA
- a CDS encoding RNA polymerase sigma factor, whose translation MGVDQSDSELLTAIADGDRDALRVLYERHAGWLVVRLSHRCGDPDMVNEAVQDTFLAVWRRPRSYRGDGETAAWLWGIAIRRLLDRIRRRSRWETVAEWIKPGAVVSAEDEVLVGVEYSDAGTALDRLSPELKIVMQATVLDGLTVRETAQLLGIPAGTVKTRMMRARHQLREDLAT comes from the coding sequence ATGGGTGTGGATCAATCCGACTCTGAGTTGCTCACGGCGATCGCCGACGGTGACCGCGACGCCCTGCGCGTCCTGTACGAGCGGCATGCCGGGTGGCTCGTTGTGCGCCTCTCTCACCGGTGTGGGGATCCTGACATGGTGAATGAGGCGGTTCAGGACACATTCTTGGCCGTGTGGCGTCGGCCGCGGTCGTACCGGGGTGACGGGGAGACGGCCGCGTGGTTGTGGGGGATCGCAATCCGTAGGCTTCTGGATCGTATTCGGCGCCGATCTCGGTGGGAGACGGTGGCGGAGTGGATCAAACCTGGAGCGGTGGTGTCAGCCGAGGATGAGGTCTTGGTTGGCGTGGAGTACAGCGACGCTGGTACGGCCCTTGATCGCCTGTCGCCCGAGTTGAAGATCGTGATGCAAGCGACCGTGCTCGATGGTTTGACGGTGCGCGAGACAGCTCAGCTACTGGGCATTCCGGCGGGCACGGTGAAGACGCGGATGATGCGGGCCCGCCATCAGTTGCGCGAGGACTTGGCGACATGA
- a CDS encoding ABC transporter ATP-binding protein — translation MLEISNLEVVYNDVVLVLRGLSLEVREGQIVALLGANGAGKTTTLRALTGLLDVHEGDITKGTIFYNGTEIQHKDASAIVKAGISQVMEGRRVFAEMTVEDNLRTGATTNRNAESVKENHDMVMEMFPVLAARRKDTAGYLSGGEQQMLAIGRALMANPSLLILDEPSLGLAPLLVAQIRDVIVDINQNGTSVLLIEQNANMALSIADYGYIMEHGKVVMDGDADKLLADEDVQEFYLGLHSEGDRRSFKEVKHYKRRKRWLS, via the coding sequence ATGCTTGAGATCAGCAACCTTGAGGTCGTGTACAACGATGTCGTTCTGGTCCTTCGAGGGCTCTCCCTCGAAGTGCGAGAAGGGCAGATCGTTGCGCTCCTCGGCGCCAACGGTGCAGGGAAGACAACGACCCTCCGAGCTCTCACCGGACTCCTCGATGTCCACGAGGGCGACATCACGAAGGGAACGATCTTCTACAACGGCACCGAGATCCAGCACAAGGACGCGTCGGCGATCGTCAAGGCGGGGATCTCCCAGGTGATGGAGGGAAGGCGCGTCTTTGCGGAGATGACCGTCGAGGACAACCTCCGGACCGGGGCGACGACGAACCGCAACGCGGAGAGTGTCAAAGAGAACCACGACATGGTGATGGAGATGTTCCCGGTGCTCGCCGCCCGGAGGAAGGACACCGCAGGGTATCTTTCCGGTGGTGAGCAGCAGATGCTCGCGATCGGGCGCGCCCTGATGGCGAACCCTTCGCTGCTCATCCTCGATGAACCGTCGCTCGGGCTCGCACCCCTCCTCGTGGCCCAGATCCGCGATGTGATCGTCGACATCAACCAGAACGGGACCTCCGTGCTGCTGATCGAACAGAACGCCAACATGGCGCTGTCGATCGCCGACTACGGGTACATCATGGAACACGGGAAGGTCGTGATGGACGGCGACGCCGACAAGCTCCTTGCCGATGAGGATGTCCAGGAGTTCTACCTCGGGCTCCACTCAGAGGGGGACCGCCGCTCCTTCAAGGAAGTGAAGCACTACAAGCGCCGGAAGCGGTGGCTGTCATGA
- a CDS encoding branched-chain amino acid ABC transporter permease: protein MTIGVIAQAATQGGFDKFVNALGSGIALGAIYALLALGFVIIFKATQVVNFAHGAIAALGAYLVSYFAVTVNIPGRWVTGFPHWLQWTLSALVAVLLTAVIGMVIERITIRPMIGEPLFAVAMITLGLDLIIRTITNDFLNNTTAGLGDPWGISVIELGPLRIGEAEIATIIVTFVVVVLLALFFRSRTGVAVRATAFDQEAAMAQGISVGRVFAIAWAIGAALAALGGIFASVGARGGAGVGPFTALIAFRAFPAVIIGGLDSVVGAVVGGLIVGVAEVFAGTYLTSISWLGTGFSGIVPWLAMMLVLVVRPYGLFGTEEIRRV, encoded by the coding sequence ATGACAATCGGGGTGATCGCACAAGCTGCGACCCAGGGCGGCTTCGATAAGTTCGTCAACGCCCTTGGGTCCGGCATCGCACTCGGAGCGATCTACGCGCTCCTTGCACTCGGCTTCGTGATCATCTTCAAGGCAACGCAGGTCGTCAACTTCGCCCACGGCGCCATTGCGGCGCTCGGCGCCTATCTCGTGTCCTATTTCGCCGTGACCGTGAACATCCCCGGTCGGTGGGTGACCGGGTTCCCGCACTGGCTCCAATGGACACTCTCCGCGCTGGTCGCCGTGCTCCTGACGGCCGTGATCGGCATGGTCATCGAACGCATCACCATCAGACCCATGATCGGGGAGCCGCTCTTCGCCGTGGCCATGATCACCCTCGGTCTCGATCTCATCATCAGGACCATCACCAACGACTTCCTGAACAACACGACGGCGGGGCTCGGTGATCCGTGGGGGATCTCGGTCATCGAGCTCGGGCCGCTGAGGATCGGTGAGGCCGAGATCGCAACGATCATCGTGACCTTCGTCGTTGTCGTGCTCCTTGCGCTCTTCTTCCGGTCCCGGACGGGGGTCGCGGTCCGTGCCACCGCGTTCGACCAGGAAGCGGCAATGGCGCAAGGGATCTCCGTTGGAAGGGTCTTCGCGATCGCGTGGGCGATCGGTGCCGCCCTCGCCGCCCTCGGCGGGATTTTCGCTTCGGTTGGAGCAAGGGGAGGAGCCGGTGTTGGGCCCTTTACGGCCCTGATCGCATTCCGGGCGTTCCCTGCGGTGATCATCGGCGGACTCGACTCGGTCGTTGGCGCGGTCGTGGGCGGTCTGATCGTCGGGGTTGCTGAGGTGTTTGCCGGAACCTACCTCACTTCCATTTCATGGCTCGGGACGGGATTCTCCGGGATCGTTCCGTGGCTTGCGATGATGCTCGTGCTGGTGGTCAGGCCGTACGGGCTGTTCGGGACCGAGGAGATCCGACGCGTATGA